In the genome of Pseudoglutamicibacter cumminsii, one region contains:
- a CDS encoding SpaH/EbpB family LPXTG-anchored major pilin produces MTSFSKAVRAASVAAMLGLSVGVSAPAVLAAPAVTAPAKGNIDFSKKGSLTLFKKKGAESSEAATGKEMQNVPGEPLNGVTFKITKLNFDLQNGDWKTFPKTAADVKDADKTGTTFEQTTAGEGVAKFSDLPLGIYLVEETNTPDGIVAGAPFIVSVPMVNEASDAWNYDVIAYPKNTETKTEKTVKDADKHIQDAYTYTINADAPTWGEGKQLTAFRFEDQLDQRLDFQKVTEVKAGNTVLQAGDYTVNKPAENGNKLVVTLTEQGLAKVKSGDKLLLTFDVKRKEVGDTTELKNQAEVIFNNPNTGNEVKNKTNEVVTYHGKLKVVKKDGKETGKVLEGAEFELYQCTSAENLGAQVTVKNVSKWTTGADGTISIDGLHVTDFEDNKEAPATKKFCLKETKAPAGYVLPEKNVTEIDFTRENIAKTGEFEGDDEVTLVSEIENIKQDTPNLPMTGGAGVGVLGALGALIAGSGVWFARRNAKQSQAE; encoded by the coding sequence ATGACTTCGTTTTCAAAGGCCGTACGCGCGGCCTCGGTTGCAGCTATGCTCGGCCTTTCGGTCGGTGTTTCGGCTCCGGCAGTCCTCGCTGCACCTGCTGTTACCGCTCCTGCTAAGGGAAACATCGACTTCTCCAAGAAGGGCTCGCTGACTCTTTTCAAGAAGAAAGGCGCCGAGTCAAGCGAAGCGGCCACCGGTAAGGAAATGCAGAATGTGCCGGGCGAGCCATTGAACGGTGTGACCTTCAAAATCACCAAGCTGAACTTTGATCTGCAGAACGGAGATTGGAAGACATTCCCCAAGACTGCTGCAGATGTGAAGGACGCTGACAAGACCGGCACGACCTTCGAACAGACGACCGCGGGCGAAGGCGTAGCTAAGTTCTCGGATCTGCCGCTGGGCATCTACCTGGTTGAAGAAACCAATACTCCGGACGGCATCGTCGCAGGTGCTCCGTTCATCGTTTCGGTCCCTATGGTGAACGAAGCTTCGGATGCGTGGAACTACGACGTCATCGCATACCCCAAGAACACCGAAACCAAGACGGAAAAGACCGTCAAGGATGCTGACAAGCACATCCAGGACGCCTACACCTACACCATCAACGCTGATGCTCCCACCTGGGGCGAGGGCAAACAGCTGACCGCCTTCCGCTTCGAGGACCAGCTGGACCAGCGCCTCGACTTCCAGAAAGTCACCGAGGTCAAGGCCGGTAACACCGTTCTTCAGGCCGGTGACTACACCGTCAACAAACCCGCTGAAAACGGCAACAAGCTCGTCGTCACGCTGACGGAACAGGGCCTGGCGAAGGTCAAGTCCGGCGACAAGCTTTTGCTGACCTTCGACGTCAAGCGCAAGGAAGTCGGCGACACCACCGAACTGAAGAACCAGGCCGAGGTCATTTTCAACAACCCGAATACCGGCAACGAGGTCAAGAACAAGACCAACGAAGTCGTCACCTACCACGGCAAGCTCAAGGTCGTGAAGAAGGACGGCAAGGAAACCGGCAAGGTCCTCGAAGGTGCTGAATTTGAGCTCTACCAGTGCACCTCGGCTGAAAACCTCGGGGCGCAGGTGACGGTGAAGAACGTTTCCAAGTGGACCACCGGGGCTGACGGCACCATCAGCATTGACGGCCTGCACGTTACGGACTTCGAGGACAACAAGGAAGCCCCTGCAACCAAGAAGTTCTGCCTGAAGGAAACCAAGGCCCCGGCTGGCTACGTCCTGCCGGAAAAGAACGTCACCGAAATCGACTTCACCCGTGAAAACATTGCGAAGACTGGTGAGTTCGAAGGCGATGACGAGGTCACCCTCGTGTCCGAGATCGAGAACATCAAGCA